A part of Bacillus rossius redtenbacheri isolate Brsri chromosome 1, Brsri_v3, whole genome shotgun sequence genomic DNA contains:
- the LOC134541442 gene encoding uncharacterized protein LOC134541442, producing the protein MESPPTCSGWSEVFASSDDSGLLLTNTFSGSMSSSSGDCQFAMELPESDGDGKSVSQDESVDFSDDACCEDYSTLKKGPSWQASKHIVPIDPPPEFQDSPPSPQSEPCRSEAVVPPLLGSDIACCFMVHWMEKFACKFVSALLEEALSISCKVAWSIHCSQECHRSEQRPPPRGLASRWSGPRLCWTPELLSFSPCHNRPGSRASLVSSRLSSSHNSLSMPAANRVDDSSFITSAMSHDLLTASDISDMYNVPFDSDIYAVPIDVVRPDEMPSRPRRPQRHHRKRRRHASSSRSDSLRPYDSRNKVSLLPRPVLVTPDLSSEGGVKRHSVPGTSTVRQPSPARTEPIHMTLHEVRQYLHNLYSSSSDSSDNRGNAKQPVMLAVKQMQNNKCQAKDTYLEHKSAPRSANGNICKNNSIRKTKKTFMINIKNKKAKDSCDFSVRDSAKLDLNGEEKDRLKKPSSKNSFSSNLKQTLCSIFRIRKLSSPDHTTTKKEVVREVEDVIVSVPSALVEEDFQEQAESPVGEVRKPPFLKRALPPLPRRVDMEGLISPLSSPGDQELIAEEPSMDFASSIEKVKDYGWYWGPISGEAAEKILSNEPDGSFIVRDSSDDHYIFSLTFKLNGVIRHVRIEHDQGNFSFGSSTKFKSHTIVDFIENAVEHSRSGRYLFFLHRRPVLGPMRVQLLHPVSRFKQVQSLQHMCRFVILKLVRRDLIPTLPLPRRLIDYLSTPHYYSEQLLEDDRGSSKGPSPSTDDVGLVSFAPQGLS; encoded by the exons ATGGAGTCTCCGCCCACGTGCTCTGGTTGGTCGGAAGTGTTTGCCTCGAGTGATGACAGCGGTTTGCTGCTGACCAACACCTTCAGTGGCTCCATGTCTAGCAGCAGTGGCGATTGCCAGTTTGCCATGGAG CTTCCAGAGAGTGATGGAGATGGGAAGTCCGTGTCGCAGGATGAATCGGTTGACTTCTCGGATGATGCATGCTGCGAGGACTACAGCACTTTGAAGAAAGGCCCCAGCTGGCAAGCAAGCAAGCACATCGTGCCTATCGATCCTCCACCGGAGTTCCAGGACAGCCCTCCGTCTCCACAGTCGGAACCTTGCCGATCGGAAGCGGTCGTCCCTCCGTTGCTCGGCAGTGACATCGCCTGCTGCTTCATGGTGCACTGGATGGAGAAGTTTGCCTGCAAGTTCGTGTCTGCCCTTCTGGAAGAGGCATTGTCCATCTCGTGCAAAGTAGCGTGGTCCATTCACTGCTCCCAGGAATGCCACCGCTCGGAGCAGCGCCCTCCACCCCGGGGCCTGGCCTCCCGGTGGAGTGGCCCACGCCTGTGCTGGACCCCAGAGCTGCTGTCCTTCAGCCCCTGCCACAACCGGCCTGGCTCCCGGGCCTCCCTCGTGTCCTCTCGCCTCTCCAGCTCCCACAACTCTTTATCCATGCCGGCTGCCAACCGTGTCGACGACTCCAGCTTCATCACGTCCGCCATGTCGCACGACCTCCTCACCGCCAGCGACATAAGCGACATGTACAACGTGCCGTTCGACAGCGACATCTACGCCGTCCCCATCGACGTGGTGCGTCCCGATGAGATGCCTTCGCGGCCTCGCAGGCCGCAGCGGCACCACCGCAAGCGTCGTCGGCACGCATCATCGTCCAGGTCGGATTCTTTGCGCCCTTACGATTCCAGGAACAAAGTGTCCCTCCTGCCCAGGCCGGTGCTGGTCACCCCGGACTTATCTTCCGAAGGCGGTGTGAAGCGCCACAGCGTCCCAGGCACGTCAACTGTTCGGCAGCCGAGCCCCGCCCGCACGGAGCCCATTCACATGACCCTTCATGAGGTGCGTCAGTACCTGCACAACTTGTACTCTAGTTCCAGTGACTCGTCGGACAACAGAGGAAATGCAAAACAACCGGTGATGCTAGCTGTGAAGCAGATGCAGAATAACAAGTGTCAAGCTAAAGATACTTACTTGGAACATAAGTCTGCTCCTAGAAGTGCTAATGGTAATATTTGTAAAAACAACAGCATCAGGAAAACCAAAAAAACCTTTatgattaatattaaaaataaaaaggccAAAGATTCGTGTGATTTCTCAGTCAGAGATAGCGCAAAGCTAGATTTAAATGGGGAAGAAAAAGACAGGTTAAAGAAACCCTCTTCTAAGAACAGTTTTTCTAGCAACTTAAAACAGACATTGTGCAGTATATTCAGGATTCGTAAGCTATCATCCCCAGATCACACCACCACCAAGAAAGAGGtggttcgtgaagtggaggatgtgaTAGTGAGCGTGCCCAGTGCGCTAGTCGAGGAAGACTTCCAGGAGCAGGCCGAGTCACCTGTGGGAGAGGTGCGGAAGCCTCCGTTCTTGAAGCGCGCTCTCCCGCCGCTTCCCAGGAGGGTCGACATGGAGGGGTTGATCTCTCCTCTCTCTTCGCCTGGGGATCAGGAGCTGATTGCAGAAGAACCCAGCATGGATTTTGCATCCAGTATTGAGAAAGTCAAAGAT TATGGTTGGTATTGGGGTCCCATTTCTGGCGAAGCTGCTGAAAAGATTTTGTCCAATGAGCCAGACGGATCATTTATTGTGCGGGACAGTAGCGATGACCATTACATCTTCTCTCTCACTTTTAAACTGAATGGCGTCATTCGTCATGTCAGGATTGAGCATGATCAGG gaaaTTTCAGCTTTGGCAGCTCCACGAAGTTCAAGAGCCACACGATTGTGGACTTCATAGAGAACGCAGTGGAGCACTCCCGCAGCGGTCGCTACTTGTTCTTCCTCCACCGCCGGCCAGTGCTCGGGCCAATGAGAGTGCAGTTGTTGCACCCTGTGTCTCGCTTCAAGCAAGTGCAAAGCCTTCAGCATATGTGTAG